From Brevundimonas vesicularis:
GACGCTGAAGGGTCTGGGCGAGGTCGAGCAGCTGTTTCTGGTGGGCGGTCGATGAGCTCACGAGGTGTAACCAAGGCGCCAGGACGTCGCGAAGGCATGGCCTTGCTCACCGTGCTGCTGCTGGTGGCGGTGATGTCGGTCGTGGCTGTCGCCGTCCTAGATGACGTGCGTTTTTCGGTCAGGCGCGCCTCAAACGCCGAGGGCCAAGCCCAAGCCCAGCTGTATGCCGACGGCGCCGAGTTGCTCGCATTGCGTCAGATTGAGCAACTCATCGCGGCAGGGCCGACCAGGACGCCGTTGGAGCCTGAATGGAACGGTCGCCTCCTGAGCTTTCCGATCGATGGTGGAAATCTGAGTGCTGTCGTGCGCGACGGTCAGAACTGTTTCAATCTTAACAGCGTGGTTGAGGGTCAGGGGGAGGATCTCACGGCGAGCCCTGCCGGGATCGCGCAGTTCATCGCCCTCGGACGAAGCCTCGGTTTGACGGAAGGGTCGGCGCTCGCCGCTGCGGACGGTCTGGTGGACTGGCTGGACGTCGATCCGGCGACACGAGCGGCGGGCGCAGAGGACGGCGCATACGCCGGTTCGGCCGTCCCTTATCGAACCGGCGGCGTGATGCTGGCCGAGGTCAGCGAACTTCGCGCGATCCGCGGGTTCGACGCCGAAACCTACCGCCGTCTGCGACCTTTCGTCTGCGCTCTGCCGGTTGCTCGGCCCAGTGTGCTCAACGTCAACACACTGCAGCCGGAGGCGGCGCCCCTGCTGGTGATGGTGTTGGACGGCAAGATCGGCCTTACGGCAGCGCGCGCCGCGATCGAGGCGCGGCCCCGGAACGGCTGGCCAAGCGTCGACGCTTTCTGGAGCCAGCCTGCGCTTCTCGGCTCTGCGGCCTCTCCGCACGCGCGTGAACAGACGAGCCTTCTCACACGCTATTTCGATCTGCGGATCGATGTCGACTACGGCGGCTCTCGCGCCGTGCGCACCGCCCTTCTATACGCCCCCCCCGAGGGCGGGGCCAAAACCGTCATCCAACGCTGGACCCTCGACGAATGAGTTCCAATACGCGCCTAATCCTGATCCCGGCCCTGGCGTCCGAACCGGCTCCGTTCATGGTCGTTGCGCCGGACGGCGCGGTCTTGCAGCGCGGCCTGATGACGGTCGATCCGGTCGAGAAGCCCTTGGCCATGCGAACGGTCGTCATTGCGCCGGGCGCCGATGTCCTCGTCCGGTGGGTGGTTGTGCCGGCTGGTAGCGACGTCCAGAAACGCGCAGCAGTCCTTTGGGCTTTACGGGACCAACTCGGGTCGCCGCCAGAAAGCCTTGAGGTCGCTCTAGGCGAAGCCGTTCAGGGCGAGGCCCAGATGGCCGTCATGTTCGACCCGGCCTTGCGCCGGGTTTGGCTGGACTATTGCGATGCGCTCGGTGTCACCGCCGACGTGCTGTTGCCGGACATGCTCGCCGTTCCCGCGCCGCTATCGGACGAGGAGGTCGTGGCGGTGTCGTTCCCGCCCAATGTGGCGCTGCGTGGTCAGGGCCTTGCCGCGACGGTTCAGCCCGATATGGTCGAACTCCTTACCGGGGAGCGCCGGCTTGTCGTTCCGAACATTCATGAAGACGTCGAACGGCTGACGATCCAGGCGTCGCTGCGGCCTATCGTCAATCTGATTGAACGCCGCAGCGCTTCGGTGGGTGGCGGTTGGAGGCGGGTTGCGGCGCTTGCAGGCGTCCTGGTGTTGACGCCGTTGATCCTGACCCTGGCCATGGCGGCGCGTGACGACCTGATGGCGAAGCGAATGCAGGATCAGACCCGTGCGACACTGATGCGGACGGACGCTGATCTCGCGGCGTCGTCCGACCCCAGGGCGGCTCTGGAGCGTCGCCTCATGTCATCGCCCCCAGGCGGAATAACCGGCGTTGCGGCGGCGCTCTTTGCGGCTGTAGAAGCTGTCGACGGCGCTGAACTCGACAGTTTTACCGCCGATCCCGAAGGGGGTGGGCGAGCCACTGTGAGCTATCCCGCGTACGAAGACCTCGATACGATGAAGCGGGCAGTTGCGAGCGTCGGCCTTGTGATGAGCGACCAAAGCACGGTCGATGATGCGGGCCGCGTCGTCAGCGAAGTCCAGATAGGAACTGCGATATGAGCGCCGTGTTTGATCCAGCCACGCGCTGGTGGTGGTCTCGTACGGACCGTGAGCGGCAGATGCTGGCTGTCATGGTCCTTCTGATCGCTGGAGTTTTGATTTGGTTGGTTGTCGTGCGCCCAATGTGGTCCTGGCGCGAGGCTGCAGCGGAGCGGCGTGAGGAGGCGCGCATCACTTTGCTGAAGGTTGACGCTGGCGTAAGGCGGCTGTCCCGCGATCTGGGTCGGGAAGGCTCAAAGGGGTCTTCGGCCGACATTGAGCCTGTGATCCGCCAAAGCGCAGAAGTTGCCGGGCTCGTGGTCACGACCGGAATGGACCCCCTCGACGACCAGCGCGCAGATTTTTCCGTGGCTTGCAGCGCTGAAGGACGAGCATGGGCTGGAAGTGTCGCGCTTGGCAGTAGTCGAGAATGCGGACGCAACCTTGCAAGTCGATGGCGGATTTGCGCCGTCTCGAACGCGAGACGATCTAGAGAAATCACTCTAAATCCAACGAAAGCTAAACTTTTGCATTAAGTGAGCTGCGGAGAATTGATCCGCCAGCCCTCCGGCTGAGCAATGGCTGCAGCCCTTGTTAGCCTCACGGCAAGTACTGCAGAAGCCGATAGTGTGCTTCTTCCCGAAAGCTCCCCGACGCGTCCCACCAACATCGGCTAGGGACTTCTCCCTACCGCATGTTTCTCACCTAATTCTCCATTGTGCAGATCGAGAAGGCTTGTCGCGGTTCGCGTGTCTGAAAAGCTCTAGCCAAAACGTAAGCGTGGGTCTTACCTCAAAATTCGCTGGGAAGCGCGAGAGAACACGTCAAAAGCCCCTAGCTTGCGGACACATGACTGTCAGACGAGGGTCTATTCGGGCCATTACGGCAGGGAACGTTTCCTCATTTGATGAGTATATCATCAAGCACTGAGGCTAAATCTACTTCGACTAGGTAGCAAAATAACTCCGAACCGGGTTGTCGAAGCATGAATTCCACAGTTCAAGTTGGACTTGAGAGATCCAGAACGATTGCCCCCCAATATGTCATCCACCGGTTGGAGTGTCCAAATGGTTCCGACCGGAAAGCGGACGTTGTCGAGCCGAGTAGGCAATGCTGAGTGTCGCGTTTCTGGCGGTCAGTGCATGTCCGCTTCTGGCGCAAAGCCGTCGCTCAGTGTGGATTGCGAATAGTCCACTGAGGGTAGGGGAGGGGGATCGGCCGCTTGTGACTCATTGCTGACGTCCGGGACGTCCTCTTCCGGGATATGCACTTAGGCGATGGCCGGCGCATTCAGGCTTCCTATTTGCGCGCGGGGGGGCCTTTCGCGGGTCGTATTGAGGTGGCGGGCATTCCTCCTGTACGCTCTGCGTAATAAAAATCGGGGGAGCGCGAAGTGGATGAATTGGAGCGTCTCTGGTACGGGGTCATCTTCCGCACCCACTTCCTCGAGAAGCGTGGGACTGAGTTCCAAGATTGGTTCGTCAAGCTCGCCGGCTATGCATGGGGCGACGACTTCGAAGAAGTCCGTCCTTATGGCAATGTAGGCGATTGGAAATGTGACGGTTGGCGGATCAGCACCGGCAGCGTATTCCAGTGTTACGCACCTCGTGAAATGAGCGCGCCCGAGGCGTTGAAAAAGGTCAACGCCGACTTCGCGGGTGCCGTGAAGCATTGGCCGCGGATGCAATCTTGGCACTTCGTCCACAACGACGGAGACGGCCTCCCCCCTCAAGTGACGAACCTGTTTCAGACGCTTCGGACCGCCAACCCAAATGTCCGCCTCGCTCCTTGGTCCGAGCCAGAGTTGCTAGCGCTCGTGCCGCTGTTAAGCCGCGCCCATGCCGCCGCGCTGTTCGGCCCAGCGCCCACGGCGATGATATTTGAGCGATTGGGCTACAGTGATCTGCAGCCAGTCATTGACGCGATCGCCCTCGGGCAGCCGGACATTGGAATAGAACCAAGAGCTCCGTCTCCCACCAAGCTTGAGCACAACCGTCTGTCCGTCGAAGCCGCCGACCTACTTCGCGCCGGTCGGCGCAAGGAGCGGCTCGTTGAGTCATTCATCGACAGCCAATTCAATCCCCAGCAGGGGGAGCGAATTGCGCAGACATTCCGCGAAAGATACGCGGAGCTGAACGCGCTGCGCCTACCGCCTGACACGATCTTCGGCTACTTGCACCGGCTCGTCGGAACGTCCGGCACTCCGCAGCAGCAAGCGGCTGGATTGGCCGTGCTCTCCTATCTGTTCGAGCGCTGCGACATCTTCGAAGACGCGCCGACAATCCAATGATCCTTCCTGCAAAGCATCTTTCTACGGAACGCGCCCTTCTTTCGGTCGGTGGACACCTGCTTGAACAGCTGGACGCCCCCCAGACGGTCTCCAGTCTGTGGGACTCCGTGAGGGCAAGGCGAGAAACCGATGATCCTCGCGCGCCGATCAGCTACGACTGGTTCATACTTGCCCTCGACCTCTTGTTCATGATGGGTGCGGTCTCGCTCAATCGGGGCGTGGTTCGAAGGTCGACGCAATGATCACCGGCGTTCGAAGCCCGACGATTCCAAGCTTCAAAAATCTCCGGTTTCGCACCGGACTCAACATCGTCCTGGTCAATCGGACCACGGCCGCTGGTGCAAGCGGAAAGCGGAACGGTGCGGGCAAGTCCAGCCTGTTGGACGTCATTCACTTCGTCCTAGGAGGTTCGAAGGAGTCGAGCTCACCGCTGTCTGCGGCAGAGCTCGCTGATGCCTCCTTCGCATTGGACCTTACTCTCGGCGCGCATCCGATCAGCGCCACCAGATCGCTAGCAAGCCCGGGCACGATCGATCTTGTCGGTGACTTCAAGCATTGGCCGGTCCAGCCTGACATCGCCGAGGACGGCACTGTCACAATCTCCGATGACAACTGGAAGGATTTGCTGGGCCGCATGACCTTCGGCTTGCCTCCGGTCTCGCAAGAGCGTGCGGCTTGGCTCAGCTTCAGAGCATGCTTCCCCTATTTCGCCCGTCGGCAGCGCAACGACGGCTACATCGACTGGCGTAAGAACGTCGGCAGCCAACGAGCCGTTGGTTGGCAGGTGCCACTGGCGTTTCTGCTGGGGCTAGACCGTGAAGGCATTGTCGAGCTTCACAAGGTCAAGGACGCTGAGCGCGAGAAGGCGAACCTCACGCGGCTGCTAAAGTCTAATCTCATCCAAGAAAGCCTAGGAACCCCCGGCAAGCTTCGCACCAGAGCTGCGAGGATCGCTCGCCAGATCGATAAGCTGGAAGCGGATCTGCAAGGCTTCCAAATCGTCTCTGCTTATGACGAGCTCGTTGCCGATGCCAACCGACTCCAGGCGGAGATCGAGGACCTCACCAACGCGAACTTCCTAGACCAGGAGATTATCTCGAATCTGGAACGCGCACTGGCCGACGAACGACCGCCTGAGCTTACCGATCTCCAGCGGGTTTATGCCGAGGCGGGCGTCGTTCTGCCCGGCGTCAGCTTGGCGAAGTACGAGAAGGTCGAGGAATTTCACCGGGCGATCCTCAGGAACAGGCACCTCCACCTCCAAACGGAACTTGATGATGCGCGGGCGCGGTCAACCCAGAGGCGCCAGACGATCGCCGTCGCGCAGCGGCGTCGGAATGAACTGCTTACGACGATCAACAGCGGTGGGGCGCTATCGCATTACCGCCAGATGGATGCTCAGCTTATACAGCTGCGCTCGGAGCATCAGCAGCTGACAGCTCAGCTTGAGCTCCATAGCAAGATTGACCTGTTGCGCTCCGATCTGAAGGTCAAACGCGCTGAGGCCGAACGAAAAATCACCCACGATCTGGCGGAACGCGCGTCGGCCGTCGACCGAGCAATCACCGTCTTCGACGAGATTTCCGGCAGCCTTTACGACCAGCCGGCAAGTCTGGAGATCAAGGCCACTGCCGACGGCTTGGGCGTCTTCATCCACCGCCCGGACATTGCCAGTGACGGCGTTGGGAAGATGCAGATATTCACCTTCGACCTGATGCTCGCGACGGTCTGTTCAGAGCGGGGTGAATGGCCCGGTTTCCTCATCCATGACAGCCACATCTTCGACGGCGTTGACGGCCGCCAAGTCGCGACTGCGCTTCAAACGGCTCACGATCGCCTAGCGGCCGTGGGCGGCCAGTACATCATCACGATAAATTCTGACGA
This genomic window contains:
- the gspK gene encoding type II secretion system minor pseudopilin GspK, which encodes MALLTVLLLVAVMSVVAVAVLDDVRFSVRRASNAEGQAQAQLYADGAELLALRQIEQLIAAGPTRTPLEPEWNGRLLSFPIDGGNLSAVVRDGQNCFNLNSVVEGQGEDLTASPAGIAQFIALGRSLGLTEGSALAAADGLVDWLDVDPATRAAGAEDGAYAGSAVPYRTGGVMLAEVSELRAIRGFDAETYRRLRPFVCALPVARPSVLNVNTLQPEAAPLLVMVLDGKIGLTAARAAIEARPRNGWPSVDAFWSQPALLGSAASPHAREQTSLLTRYFDLRIDVDYGGSRAVRTALLYAPPEGGAKTVIQRWTLDE
- the gspL gene encoding type II secretion system protein GspL → MVVAPDGAVLQRGLMTVDPVEKPLAMRTVVIAPGADVLVRWVVVPAGSDVQKRAAVLWALRDQLGSPPESLEVALGEAVQGEAQMAVMFDPALRRVWLDYCDALGVTADVLLPDMLAVPAPLSDEEVVAVSFPPNVALRGQGLAATVQPDMVELLTGERRLVVPNIHEDVERLTIQASLRPIVNLIERRSASVGGGWRRVAALAGVLVLTPLILTLAMAARDDLMAKRMQDQTRATLMRTDADLAASSDPRAALERRLMSSPPGGITGVAAALFAAVEAVDGAELDSFTADPEGGGRATVSYPAYEDLDTMKRAVASVGLVMSDQSTVDDAGRVVSEVQIGTAI
- the gspM gene encoding type II secretion system protein GspM, encoding MVLLIAGVLIWLVVVRPMWSWREAAAERREEARITLLKVDAGVRRLSRDLGREGSKGSSADIEPVIRQSAEVAGLVVTTGMDPLDDQRADFSVACSAEGRAWAGSVALGSSRECGRNLASRWRICAVSNARRSREITLNPTKAKLLH
- a CDS encoding ABC-three component system protein, producing MDELERLWYGVIFRTHFLEKRGTEFQDWFVKLAGYAWGDDFEEVRPYGNVGDWKCDGWRISTGSVFQCYAPREMSAPEALKKVNADFAGAVKHWPRMQSWHFVHNDGDGLPPQVTNLFQTLRTANPNVRLAPWSEPELLALVPLLSRAHAAALFGPAPTAMIFERLGYSDLQPVIDAIALGQPDIGIEPRAPSPTKLEHNRLSVEAADLLRAGRRKERLVESFIDSQFNPQQGERIAQTFRERYAELNALRLPPDTIFGYLHRLVGTSGTPQQQAAGLAVLSYLFERCDIFEDAPTIQ
- a CDS encoding ABC-three component system middle component 6, giving the protein MILPAKHLSTERALLSVGGHLLEQLDAPQTVSSLWDSVRARRETDDPRAPISYDWFILALDLLFMMGAVSLNRGVVRRSTQ
- a CDS encoding ABC-three component system protein; the protein is MITGVRSPTIPSFKNLRFRTGLNIVLVNRTTAAGASGKRNGAGKSSLLDVIHFVLGGSKESSSPLSAAELADASFALDLTLGAHPISATRSLASPGTIDLVGDFKHWPVQPDIAEDGTVTISDDNWKDLLGRMTFGLPPVSQERAAWLSFRACFPYFARRQRNDGYIDWRKNVGSQRAVGWQVPLAFLLGLDREGIVELHKVKDAEREKANLTRLLKSNLIQESLGTPGKLRTRAARIARQIDKLEADLQGFQIVSAYDELVADANRLQAEIEDLTNANFLDQEIISNLERALADERPPELTDLQRVYAEAGVVLPGVSLAKYEKVEEFHRAILRNRHLHLQTELDDARARSTQRRQTIAVAQRRRNELLTTINSGGALSHYRQMDAQLIQLRSEHQQLTAQLELHSKIDLLRSDLKVKRAEAERKITHDLAERASAVDRAITVFDEISGSLYDQPASLEIKATADGLGVFIHRPDIASDGVGKMQIFTFDLMLATVCSERGEWPGFLIHDSHIFDGVDGRQVATALQTAHDRLAAVGGQYIITINSDDLEKAEREGETSFRNFVVKPELDDSEKGGLFGFKFATDVEAEDEADE